One Candidatus Sulfurimonas baltica DNA segment encodes these proteins:
- a CDS encoding polyprenyl synthetase family protein translates to MQNFENFLLSHLPVSKSIHPTYQDALQKMLCAGGKRFRPALLLGVVNSYNSLMLDGARHAAYAIELLHTYSLIHDDLPAMDNSPLRRGKPTLHVEFDEVTAILVGDALNTYSFEVLSNAPFSDYTRVQLIRELASNGGLNGMVLGQAIDCYFENKPLSIDDVKILHTNKTAKLIAASLKMGAIIVGKEDLGEQLYDFGIKLGLLFQIQDDILDVTQSSQEAGKLTNNDEEKNSFVTLLGLDEALNQANDLAGELTVELNGFDESLKNELSPLLTKYINRHR, encoded by the coding sequence ATGCAAAACTTTGAGAATTTTTTATTAAGCCACTTACCGGTATCAAAAAGTATTCATCCAACATATCAGGATGCTCTGCAAAAGATGCTTTGTGCGGGTGGAAAGAGATTTCGTCCTGCACTTTTGCTGGGTGTTGTAAACTCTTACAACTCGTTAATGCTTGATGGCGCCCGTCATGCTGCTTACGCAATAGAACTTTTACATACCTATTCGCTTATACATGATGATTTACCAGCGATGGATAACTCACCTCTTCGCAGAGGGAAACCAACTCTACATGTAGAGTTTGATGAAGTCACCGCAATACTTGTTGGAGATGCTCTAAACACCTACTCTTTTGAAGTTTTAAGCAATGCCCCTTTTTCAGACTACACTAGAGTTCAGCTTATAAGAGAGTTGGCAAGTAACGGTGGACTAAACGGGATGGTTTTAGGTCAGGCAATAGACTGTTACTTTGAAAACAAGCCCTTAAGCATAGATGATGTGAAAATTTTGCATACAAACAAAACGGCGAAACTCATTGCCGCTTCACTTAAAATGGGTGCAATTATTGTTGGAAAAGAGGATCTTGGCGAACAGCTTTATGATTTCGGAATAAAGCTTGGTCTCCTTTTTCAAATTCAAGATGATATTTTAGATGTAACACAGAGCTCACAAGAGGCTGGAAAGTTGACAAACAATGATGAAGAAAAAAACAGTTTTGTCACACTTTTGGGTCTAGATGAGGCACTAAATCAGGCTAATGATTTAGCAGGTGAGTTAACAGTTGAGTTAAACGGTTTTGATGAGAGCTTGAAAAATGAGCTCTCACCACTATTAACAAAGTATATAAACAGGCATAGATAA
- a CDS encoding DUF7488 domain-containing protein has product MLRLFIALNLLLLNLFACDGGFDSCKLKINHSKSIKNQQLQIPVDNNQLLIFSKNIPNAKIIKYDPFLSLYLIEDKNQFKYPFRINKNLTLGTAAVDRTIAIEGKILKSQIGLNSFATYSEPLYGLALLTNSCCALEGIVTPEGIIEKEYIERFLETKEVSYGDIGIRVHDEKKVVIVNSSNPFMKNNLFKKDDCILEFDGKDVIDSATLMRNILFSDIGSVHTIKIKREDKILVIKATTKKRYGGGYLSDTFLEFLGISFDKNLFIVKIEKKAQHYELKIGDKLLQINTTKIKKEQDILEIIANSEKSVNLLFQREEFQFFVTVN; this is encoded by the coding sequence TTGCTTAGGCTTTTTATAGCTCTTAATCTTCTTCTTTTAAATTTGTTTGCATGCGATGGTGGTTTTGACTCCTGTAAGCTTAAAATTAATCATTCAAAATCAATAAAAAATCAACAACTACAAATACCTGTAGACAATAATCAACTATTAATCTTTTCAAAAAATATTCCAAATGCTAAAATCATTAAATATGACCCTTTTTTATCACTGTATCTTATAGAAGACAAAAATCAATTCAAATACCCATTTAGAATAAATAAGAATCTTACGCTTGGAACTGCCGCTGTAGACAGAACAATAGCGATAGAGGGTAAGATTTTAAAAAGCCAGATTGGATTGAACAGTTTTGCAACATACAGCGAACCTCTCTACGGTCTAGCTCTTCTTACAAACAGTTGTTGCGCTCTAGAGGGCATAGTTACTCCAGAGGGGATAATTGAAAAAGAGTATATTGAGCGTTTTTTAGAGACTAAAGAGGTCTCTTATGGAGATATTGGGATTCGAGTCCACGATGAGAAAAAAGTTGTTATTGTTAACTCTAGTAATCCGTTTATGAAAAATAATTTATTTAAAAAAGATGACTGCATATTGGAGTTTGACGGCAAAGATGTAATTGATAGTGCAACATTAATGAGAAATATTTTATTTAGCGATATCGGTTCTGTTCACACAATAAAAATTAAGCGTGAAGATAAGATACTTGTTATAAAAGCGACAACCAAAAAAAGATATGGCGGAGGTTATCTTAGTGACACATTTTTAGAATTTTTAGGTATATCGTTTGACAAGAACTTATTTATTGTAAAAATAGAGAAAAAAGCTCAACACTATGAGCTTAAAATCGGCGATAAACTTCTTCAAATAAATACGACAAAAATCAAAAAAGAACAAGATATATTAGAGATTATAGCCAATAGTGAAAAGTCGGTAAATCTTCTTTTTCAAAGAGAAGAATTTCAGTTTTTTGTGACTGTAAATTAG
- the panD gene encoding aspartate 1-decarboxylase — translation MTIEMLYSKIHRATVTDANLNYVGSITIDEELLEAAKMRIGQKVEILNVNNGERFSTYIILGERGKRDICLNGAAARKVHKGDKVIIVAYATYDEKDLETYKPKVVILDDNNNIDYVAESI, via the coding sequence ATGACGATAGAGATGTTATACAGTAAAATTCATCGTGCTACTGTAACCGATGCTAATCTAAACTATGTTGGCTCTATTACAATAGATGAAGAGCTTTTAGAGGCTGCGAAGATGAGAATTGGACAAAAAGTAGAAATTTTAAACGTTAACAACGGCGAAAGATTTTCTACATACATAATCTTGGGTGAGCGTGGAAAAAGAGATATTTGTTTAAACGGCGCAGCTGCAAGAAAAGTTCATAAGGGTGATAAAGTTATTATAGTTGCCTATGCAACTTATGATGAGAAAGATTTAGAGACTTATAAACCTAAAGTTGTTATTTTAGATGATAACAATAACATTGATTATGTGGCGGAAAGTATCTAA
- a CDS encoding YbaB/EbfC family nucleoid-associated protein, producing the protein MFGNLGDMGKMLEGMQENADKLQAELESKTFNVKSGGGLVDVTINGKGELIDINIDDSLLSDKMSLQILLIGAINDANKMVELNKQSSAMGMLGSIGNINPFGAK; encoded by the coding sequence ATGTTCGGAAACCTTGGCGATATGGGTAAAATGCTTGAGGGTATGCAGGAAAATGCTGATAAACTTCAAGCTGAACTTGAGTCTAAAACTTTTAATGTTAAAAGTGGAGGCGGACTGGTTGATGTAACTATAAATGGCAAAGGCGAACTTATTGATATAAATATTGATGATTCACTATTATCAGACAAAATGTCACTTCAAATTTTACTTATCGGTGCAATAAACGATGCCAATAAGATGGTAGAACTAAACAAACAGAGTAGTGCTATGGGAATGTTAGGCAGTATTGGCAATATAAACCCATTTGGAGCGAAGTAG
- a CDS encoding SagB/ThcOx family dehydrogenase has translation MNKSLQRVYEYHETTKHAQHRYARSLGYMDWNTQPDPFRVYKGAQTIKLPLALSNTTPPYHLLDEELPSAPLVKESLSQLLQFSMGIAAYKESGGSSWAVRCNASSGNLHPTEAYVILPPLLQEQNNSTCIYHYAPKNHALEKLAEFKSSFWEGLAEGSFLIGLSSISWREVWKYGERAFRYTQLDAGHAWQAFVVSAKMLGWKVTRLDSVSDSDMSTLLGLGQKDRFFESENPDMLLVISATEVEPFISIDGLIKNTPLLFEGIANRLSPSMQKWEIIPQIEEATKEFEIAQKKLHVESFKKTPTKESKDVVIDRRSVHVMQKDISKITKEQFHTILQSVVHSQDGKENSAHLALFVNRIDGYESGLYILIRNERDKESLVKQMDEKFEWKKTELQNLYMLESGDFMATSKAISCNQDIASDGAFSLGMLCNFSQQLQEHGAHRYKELYWECGAIGQQLYLEATSIGLSGTGIGCFLDDSMHDLLGLKDNRFQILYHFTVGRGYVDRRITTKPAYDL, from the coding sequence ATGAATAAATCACTACAGAGAGTTTACGAGTACCACGAAACTACAAAACATGCACAACACCGCTATGCCCGCTCGCTCGGGTATATGGACTGGAACACTCAGCCGGACCCGTTTAGAGTTTACAAAGGGGCTCAAACAATAAAGCTCCCTCTCGCACTTAGCAACACGACTCCGCCATACCATCTTCTTGATGAAGAGTTACCCTCTGCTCCACTTGTTAAAGAGTCTCTCTCTCAGCTTTTACAGTTCTCTATGGGCATTGCTGCATATAAAGAATCAGGTGGTAGTTCTTGGGCTGTAAGATGTAACGCCTCTAGCGGAAACTTGCATCCAACAGAGGCATATGTTATTTTGCCACCTCTTTTACAAGAGCAAAACAACTCTACATGTATATATCACTACGCCCCTAAAAATCATGCTTTAGAAAAACTGGCAGAGTTTAAGAGTTCATTTTGGGAGGGCTTGGCTGAGGGTAGTTTTCTCATTGGTCTCTCAAGCATATCTTGGCGTGAAGTGTGGAAATACGGGGAGCGTGCTTTTCGCTACACTCAGTTAGATGCCGGACATGCATGGCAGGCTTTTGTTGTCTCAGCAAAGATGCTGGGATGGAAAGTAACACGACTTGACAGCGTAAGTGACAGCGACATGTCAACACTTTTAGGCTTGGGACAAAAAGATAGATTTTTTGAATCTGAGAATCCTGACATGTTGCTTGTAATATCTGCTACAGAAGTTGAGCCTTTTATATCTATAGATGGTTTGATTAAGAACACTCCTTTACTCTTTGAAGGTATAGCAAACAGACTTAGTCCAAGCATGCAAAAATGGGAAATAATTCCACAAATAGAAGAAGCAACTAAAGAGTTTGAGATAGCTCAAAAAAAACTACATGTAGAGAGTTTTAAAAAAACTCCAACCAAAGAGTCAAAAGATGTAGTGATAGATAGACGAAGCGTACATGTAATGCAAAAAGACATATCCAAAATCACAAAAGAGCAGTTTCATACAATCTTGCAAAGCGTAGTTCACTCACAAGACGGAAAAGAAAATTCAGCTCATTTGGCTCTATTTGTAAACCGGATAGATGGTTATGAATCAGGTTTGTATATCTTAATTAGAAATGAGAGGGACAAAGAGAGTTTAGTTAAACAGATGGATGAAAAGTTTGAGTGGAAAAAGACAGAGCTACAAAATCTTTACATGTTAGAAAGTGGAGATTTTATGGCAACTTCAAAGGCAATAAGTTGTAATCAAGACATTGCAAGTGATGGTGCTTTTTCTCTTGGAATGTTGTGTAACTTTTCACAACAACTACAAGAGCATGGAGCTCATAGATATAAAGAACTTTACTGGGAGTGCGGGGCTATTGGTCAACAACTATATCTAGAAGCCACTTCCATTGGTCTCTCGGGGACAGGTATAGGGTGCTTTTTAGATGATTCGATGCATGATTTACTAGGATTAAAAGATAATCGTTTTCAAATCTTATATCACTTTACTGTTGGTCGAGGATATGTTGACAGGAGAATCACAACAAAGCCTGCATATGATTTATAA
- a CDS encoding GGDEF domain-containing response regulator: MPNAKNILVADHDIQITAFLQERMKDKRFHFILATSMEYIASLLESETFFAAIVDFEMKNNLGEKVIDYVLEKNIPTIATFDELTDEQYIEVTNYPVIDYVIKNNLAGKSYLADLLQGLESFYNRHVLICSKNHLSLTTKSITQVFVSLLFQPIITSSKKDALELMRNDECIKIIYVDEDLSDDSGLSLCKEIKNRYPNRDMIIFGGTVINGDTKRVEKLKGEFLKSGVTDFFSETIDKERFNTHIMSMMKILKQKQRLDTYIETVNKYVLISITNKKGIIVYASDAFSEISGYSKEELIGRNHNIVRHPDMDSSLYKEMWETIKAGHVWSGELKNRKKSGDFYWVSVAIEPIYDDFGILMGYQSIRFDITDKKRVEELSIRDKLTGAYNRNKFDDVLSYEFSQRGRYKKELAIIMVDFDHFKNVNDSYGHQAGDHVLIESAKIIQSCLRESDSFCRWGGEEFAVICPFTDIEGAVILAEKIRFAVSSFHFIDIVRQTVSLGVAVAKENDTIENFLKRSDDALYMAKQMGRNRVMS; this comes from the coding sequence ATGCCAAACGCTAAAAATATTCTTGTTGCAGATCACGATATACAAATTACCGCTTTTTTACAGGAGAGGATGAAAGACAAAAGATTTCATTTTATATTGGCGACGAGTATGGAGTATATTGCCTCCTTGCTGGAGAGTGAAACTTTTTTTGCTGCAATAGTTGATTTTGAGATGAAAAATAATCTTGGCGAAAAAGTTATTGATTATGTATTAGAAAAAAATATACCGACCATTGCAACTTTTGATGAGCTAACAGATGAGCAGTACATAGAAGTAACTAACTATCCTGTTATTGATTATGTCATTAAAAATAATCTAGCAGGGAAATCTTATTTGGCAGACTTGCTTCAAGGCTTGGAGTCTTTTTATAATAGACATGTACTCATTTGTAGTAAAAATCACCTTAGTTTAACTACTAAGTCAATTACTCAAGTCTTCGTTTCACTATTGTTTCAGCCTATTATAACAAGCTCCAAAAAAGATGCCCTTGAGTTAATGCGTAATGATGAGTGTATTAAGATTATATATGTAGATGAAGATTTGAGTGACGATAGCGGATTATCACTATGCAAAGAGATTAAAAATCGTTATCCTAATCGCGACATGATTATTTTTGGCGGTACTGTAATAAACGGGGACACTAAAAGAGTAGAGAAGCTAAAGGGCGAATTCTTAAAAAGCGGAGTAACTGATTTTTTTAGTGAAACAATTGATAAAGAGAGATTTAATACCCACATTATGAGTATGATGAAAATACTTAAGCAAAAGCAGCGTCTGGATACCTATATAGAAACTGTCAATAAATATGTTTTGATATCCATCACAAATAAAAAAGGTATTATTGTTTATGCAAGTGATGCATTTTCCGAGATAAGCGGTTACTCAAAAGAGGAACTCATAGGCAGGAACCATAATATTGTCAGACACCCAGATATGGATTCAAGTCTCTATAAAGAGATGTGGGAGACAATTAAGGCAGGACATGTATGGAGTGGTGAATTAAAAAATAGAAAAAAAAGTGGAGATTTTTATTGGGTATCTGTCGCGATTGAACCGATATATGATGATTTTGGGATACTTATGGGTTATCAGTCTATCCGCTTTGATATAACAGATAAAAAAAGGGTTGAAGAGCTTTCCATTAGAGATAAACTAACGGGGGCATATAACCGTAATAAATTTGATGATGTATTAAGTTATGAATTTTCCCAAAGGGGCAGATACAAAAAAGAACTCGCAATTATTATGGTTGATTTTGATCATTTTAAAAATGTAAATGACTCTTATGGGCACCAAGCTGGAGACCATGTCCTTATTGAATCTGCAAAGATAATACAATCGTGTCTAAGGGAGAGCGACTCCTTTTGCAGGTGGGGAGGAGAAGAATTTGCCGTAATATGCCCATTTACGGATATTGAGGGTGCTGTAATATTGGCAGAAAAAATCCGTTTTGCAGTTAGCAGCTTTCATTTTATTGATATTGTTAGACAGACTGTAAGCCTGGGTGTAGCTGTTGCAAAAGAGAACGACACGATAGAAAATTTCTTAAAACGAAGTGATGATGCGCTATATATGGCTAAGCAGATGGGAAGAAATAGGGTGATGAGTTAA
- a CDS encoding DUF3144 domain-containing protein has translation MSKNVDTDTLYTTADKFIDLANILSQKDKSGTVGSAFRFAAARYSAFELSLSGKDLSKEREELKEGLLKDYALMLDENIDVYIRHLREKAQREKSHSKLKVFS, from the coding sequence ATGAGTAAAAATGTAGACACGGATACGCTTTATACAACTGCAGATAAGTTTATAGACCTTGCAAATATACTTTCACAAAAAGATAAATCAGGTACGGTTGGTTCAGCTTTTCGATTTGCAGCAGCTAGATATAGTGCATTTGAACTATCACTATCTGGTAAAGATTTATCCAAAGAAAGAGAGGAGCTAAAAGAGGGGCTTTTAAAAGATTATGCTTTAATGCTTGATGAAAACATAGATGTATATATTCGTCACCTAAGAGAAAAAGCTCAGCGAGAAAAATCTCATTCTAAACTAAAAGTTTTTTCATAA
- a CDS encoding (2Fe-2S) ferredoxin domain-containing protein — protein MGIPQPAFYMFKCEQSAPPGMPKPSCVTPDTQDLFQYLAQKLMKEGIMGTVQPIRTSCLNRCSSGPVMLVEPGHIMYAGLTKEIIDRIVSEHIIGGNIVEEFVISSELWDAPITPADMKKQMGI, from the coding sequence ATGGGTATTCCTCAACCAGCATTTTATATGTTTAAATGTGAGCAATCAGCTCCTCCGGGTATGCCAAAACCATCATGCGTTACACCTGACACACAAGATTTATTTCAGTATTTAGCACAAAAGCTGATGAAAGAGGGAATTATGGGAACTGTTCAACCTATAAGAACTTCTTGTTTGAACCGCTGCTCTTCTGGACCTGTTATGCTGGTTGAACCTGGTCACATTATGTATGCCGGCCTTACAAAAGAGATAATAGACAGAATTGTATCTGAACATATTATTGGCGGAAATATAGTAGAAGAGTTTGTAATAAGCTCAGAATTGTGGGATGCTCCAATAACTCCCGCTGATATGAAAAAACAGATGGGAATATAG
- the tkt gene encoding transketolase, whose amino-acid sequence MSNVMRQKMADSIRFLAADMVQAANSGHPGAPMGLADIAVVLSEHLNHNPKNPNWLNRDRLVFSGGHATGLIYSLYYLWGYGLEVNDLKNFRQLDSKTPGHPEFGHTAGIEITTGPLGQGIANAVGFSMASKFVGAQVNSETAELIDHNVYCLCGDGDLEEGVSYEACSIAGHNKLDNLILIYDSNRITIEGSTDLSISENIRMRFESQGWDVLECDGHNFDEIDASITTAKSNKKPTIIIANTVIAKGAGKLEGSHHSHGAPLGSDVIEEAKKAAGFDATKSFHVDEDVMVRFRCAIEDGDLLEREWIHRQKTLPLMEQNEALAALQSPDFSRIQWPAFDKADATRNTNGKIMNAIAKAVPSFLGGSADLSPSNKTNLNDMGVFPKGRNIYFGIREHAMASIVNAMALYGPLNPFSATFFVFSDYLKPAARIAALTGIQQFFIWTHDSIGVGEDGPTHQPIEHLSQFRALPNFYVWRPADGAENIEAWKTALAMSKSPSAFVCSRQNLSVLPTPVKGAATQGGYLLASDENAIITLMASGSEVELALNVKEALNAKDVPVNVVSVPCYDLFIEQEKSYIDSIIKPDTKKVAIEAARGLEWYKLADEVVSMESFGASAPAEKLFEKFGFSVDSILEKIK is encoded by the coding sequence ATGAGTAATGTAATGCGTCAAAAAATGGCAGATAGTATAAGATTTTTAGCGGCAGATATGGTTCAAGCGGCTAACTCAGGTCACCCAGGTGCACCAATGGGTTTGGCAGATATTGCAGTTGTTTTAAGTGAGCATTTAAACCACAATCCTAAAAACCCAAACTGGTTAAACCGTGACAGATTAGTTTTTTCTGGCGGACACGCAACAGGTCTTATTTATTCACTTTACTACCTTTGGGGATATGGCTTAGAAGTTAATGATCTAAAAAACTTTCGTCAATTAGACTCTAAAACTCCAGGGCATCCAGAGTTTGGCCATACAGCAGGTATTGAGATTACAACCGGACCGCTTGGTCAAGGTATTGCTAATGCTGTTGGTTTTTCAATGGCTTCTAAATTTGTCGGCGCTCAGGTTAACTCTGAGACTGCGGAGCTTATTGACCATAATGTTTACTGTTTATGTGGTGATGGCGATTTAGAAGAGGGTGTTAGTTATGAAGCATGTTCTATCGCTGGACACAACAAGCTTGACAATCTTATTCTTATTTATGATTCAAACCGCATTACTATTGAAGGCTCGACAGACTTAAGTATCTCTGAAAATATCCGTATGAGATTTGAGTCTCAAGGGTGGGATGTTTTAGAGTGTGATGGACATAACTTTGATGAGATTGATGCTTCAATCACTACTGCAAAATCAAATAAAAAACCAACCATAATCATAGCAAATACTGTTATCGCAAAAGGTGCCGGTAAACTTGAAGGTTCTCACCACTCTCACGGTGCGCCACTTGGTTCGGATGTAATTGAAGAGGCAAAAAAAGCTGCCGGATTTGATGCAACAAAAAGTTTTCATGTTGATGAAGATGTGATGGTAAGATTCAGATGTGCTATTGAAGATGGTGATTTACTTGAGCGTGAATGGATTCACAGACAAAAAACTCTCCCATTAATGGAACAAAATGAGGCACTTGCAGCTTTACAAAGTCCAGATTTTTCAAGAATTCAATGGCCGGCTTTTGATAAGGCTGATGCTACAAGAAACACAAATGGTAAGATTATGAACGCTATCGCAAAAGCAGTTCCAAGCTTTTTAGGCGGAAGTGCAGATTTAAGCCCATCAAACAAAACTAACCTTAATGATATGGGTGTATTTCCAAAGGGTAGAAATATTTACTTTGGTATTCGTGAACATGCAATGGCTTCAATTGTAAATGCAATGGCACTTTATGGTCCGCTTAACCCTTTTAGTGCAACATTTTTTGTATTCTCAGACTACCTCAAACCTGCAGCTAGAATTGCTGCGCTTACAGGAATCCAACAGTTCTTTATCTGGACACATGACTCTATCGGTGTTGGTGAAGATGGACCAACTCATCAGCCAATTGAACACTTAAGTCAGTTTCGTGCACTTCCAAACTTTTATGTTTGGAGACCAGCTGACGGAGCTGAGAATATTGAAGCTTGGAAGACAGCACTGGCAATGAGTAAATCTCCATCTGCGTTTGTTTGTTCTCGTCAAAATCTTTCAGTTCTTCCTACTCCGGTAAAGGGGGCTGCAACTCAAGGTGGATATCTTCTGGCAAGTGATGAAAATGCTATTATAACTCTTATGGCATCAGGCTCGGAAGTTGAACTTGCTCTTAATGTTAAAGAGGCACTAAATGCTAAAGATGTCCCTGTAAATGTTGTGTCTGTCCCTTGTTATGACCTTTTTATTGAGCAAGAAAAGTCTTACATAGACTCAATTATTAAACCTGATACAAAAAAAGTAGCAATTGAAGCGGCTCGCGGTTTAGAGTGGTATAAATTAGCAGATGAAGTTGTTTCAATGGAGAGTTTTGGTGCTTCAGCTCCAGCAGAAAAGTTATTTGAAAAATTTGGTTTTTCTGTAGATAGTATTTTAGAAAAAATCAAATAA
- a CDS encoding protein adenylyltransferase SelO, protein MKLSQLKLTTPYMSLDSIFFDEVEPTPLKNPFLISASQDAAKLLGIEDDISVDENLVNIVNGSHKLDGSKTFSMCYAGHQFGYFVPRLGDGRAINLGKVNGQNLQLKGAGLTLYSRQGDGRAVLRSSIREYLMSEAMHGLGIETSRALALIGSDTDVARERWEKGAIVLRLSPTWVRFGTFEYFNSRGEHSQLQKLADYVIDESFFYLKGEEGVYLKMYGEIVKNTAKTVAKWQSVGFNHGVMNTDNMSIDGRTIDYGPFAFLDDYDANYVCNHTDVDGRYSFKNQPGIAHWNLQQLAVALSAIVNHESSLEVLESFGEVYEREYLAIMYKKMGLFNSFESDLELLKWMLGALGSSPTDYTKFFRLLSRYDGEKQGILELAQLQSPISEWLDAYDKRLKKESLSNKDRHKEMLQVNPKYILKNHILQEAIEKAQRHDFSMIEELLTVAQSPFEEHFELEHLSRSAPQQAKNLKLSCSS, encoded by the coding sequence ATGAAATTATCACAACTAAAACTTACAACACCATATATGAGTCTGGATTCTATATTTTTTGACGAGGTTGAACCGACACCGCTGAAAAACCCTTTTCTTATATCTGCATCACAAGATGCAGCAAAACTTTTAGGGATAGAAGATGATATAAGTGTAGATGAGAATCTTGTAAATATTGTAAACGGCAGCCACAAACTTGATGGCTCAAAAACTTTTTCCATGTGTTATGCTGGTCATCAGTTTGGTTACTTTGTCCCTCGTCTTGGGGATGGCAGAGCAATCAATCTGGGTAAAGTTAATGGGCAAAACTTGCAACTAAAAGGGGCAGGTCTAACTCTTTACTCTCGTCAAGGGGATGGAAGAGCCGTCCTTCGCTCAAGTATCCGTGAATACCTGATGTCAGAAGCTATGCATGGTCTTGGGATAGAGACCTCTCGTGCTTTAGCTCTTATTGGGAGCGATACCGATGTTGCACGTGAGCGATGGGAGAAGGGTGCTATTGTTCTTCGCCTTTCACCAACTTGGGTGCGTTTTGGAACTTTTGAGTATTTTAACTCAAGAGGTGAACATTCACAACTTCAAAAGTTAGCAGATTATGTCATAGATGAATCATTTTTTTATCTCAAAGGAGAAGAGGGTGTTTACCTGAAAATGTACGGCGAGATTGTGAAAAATACAGCAAAAACTGTAGCTAAGTGGCAGAGTGTGGGTTTTAACCATGGTGTTATGAACACAGACAATATGTCTATTGACGGGAGAACTATTGATTATGGTCCTTTTGCTTTTTTAGATGACTATGATGCAAACTATGTGTGTAACCATACAGATGTAGATGGCCGTTACAGTTTTAAAAACCAGCCGGGGATTGCTCACTGGAATTTACAACAGTTGGCAGTTGCTCTCTCGGCTATTGTAAATCATGAGAGTTCCCTAGAAGTACTGGAGAGTTTCGGAGAAGTTTATGAGAGAGAGTATCTGGCAATTATGTATAAAAAAATGGGGCTTTTTAACTCCTTTGAAAGTGACCTTGAACTTTTAAAGTGGATGTTGGGTGCTTTGGGAAGCTCGCCAACAGACTATACAAAGTTCTTCAGATTACTATCCAGATATGATGGAGAGAAGCAAGGCATTTTAGAACTTGCTCAGCTTCAATCACCAATAAGTGAGTGGTTAGATGCTTATGATAAACGCTTGAAAAAAGAGAGTTTGTCAAATAAGGATAGACATAAAGAGATGCTACAGGTAAACCCAAAATATATTTTAAAAAATCATATTTTGCAAGAGGCAATAGAAAAAGCGCAGAGACATGACTTTTCAATGATAGAGGAGCTACTTACGGTTGCTCAGAGTCCGTTTGAAGAGCATTTTGAACTTGAGCACCTTAGTAGGTCGGCTCCGCAGCAGGCAAAAAACCTTAAGTTGAGTTGTTCATCTTAA